A single Corynebacterium stationis DNA region contains:
- a CDS encoding DUF2326 domain-containing protein — MYNKKKVLASLEDGEMAFDPEQAARLFKEAGVLFEGQIKRDYEQLIQFNEAITEERRVYLQEEKTEIDSRLKRVGAELNRLGKLRSETLSFLRDTDVVRKYKQASEELVELKSDVRALSHQREHVQRLQNLRADIREAKEAKNHLESELEQEFEGKNSPSTDSIYKTIRLKFNEIIADVLDQNALLTVSLNSQFHPNFEAEILDDSGNATSAQRGHTYKKLLCVAFDLAVLRVHFGSGFPAFVVHDGVFESLDKRKKSNLLDVMREYANLGIQQIITLIDSDMPPEVDNKPAFSEDEIVLRLHDEGDKGRLFKMQPW, encoded by the coding sequence ATGTACAACAAAAAGAAAGTATTGGCATCGCTCGAAGACGGTGAGATGGCATTTGACCCAGAGCAAGCCGCACGTCTTTTCAAAGAAGCGGGTGTACTTTTTGAAGGGCAAATCAAACGAGACTACGAACAGTTGATCCAGTTTAACGAGGCTATTACTGAAGAACGTCGAGTATACCTTCAGGAAGAGAAAACAGAGATCGATTCTCGACTCAAGCGTGTGGGAGCCGAACTAAATCGACTTGGAAAACTCCGATCCGAAACGTTGTCGTTCTTGAGGGACACAGACGTTGTGAGGAAATATAAGCAAGCTTCTGAAGAACTTGTCGAGTTGAAATCCGACGTGCGCGCATTATCCCATCAGCGTGAGCACGTACAAAGGCTACAGAACCTCCGAGCAGACATCCGCGAAGCCAAAGAGGCAAAGAATCATCTGGAATCGGAGTTGGAACAGGAATTCGAAGGAAAAAACAGCCCGAGCACGGATAGCATTTACAAGACTATCCGTCTGAAATTTAATGAGATAATTGCGGACGTTCTTGACCAGAACGCTCTACTCACGGTGTCACTGAACAGTCAATTTCATCCGAACTTCGAAGCTGAAATTCTTGATGATTCTGGCAATGCCACAAGTGCACAACGGGGGCACACCTACAAAAAGCTACTTTGCGTTGCCTTCGACTTGGCCGTTCTTAGAGTACATTTCGGGAGCGGATTCCCCGCGTTTGTCGTCCACGATGGTGTTTTCGAATCCTTAGACAAGCGCAAGAAATCCAATCTTTTGGATGTCATGAGGGAATACGCCAACCTCGGAATACAACAAATCATCACTTTAATTGACTCGGACATGCCGCCAGAGGTTGACAATAAACCTGCTTTTTCTGAGGATGAGATAGTGCTGAGGCTTCATGATGAAGGTGACAAGGGCCGGCTTTTCAAAATGCAACCTTGGTGA
- a CDS encoding ABC-three component system middle component 8, which translates to MLRPTKHSHPDRTVLYVALITLETLKHKRLEDFSSLRNLVKDKVAGGDVLFLPAMSFLYLMGLIEYRPKTDSFEYVGPNETF; encoded by the coding sequence ATGTTGAGGCCAACGAAGCACTCGCACCCTGACCGGACAGTGCTCTACGTTGCACTCATAACGCTGGAAACCCTTAAACACAAGCGGCTCGAGGACTTCTCCAGCCTCCGTAATCTTGTTAAGGATAAAGTAGCCGGAGGCGATGTGCTCTTTCTTCCCGCAATGAGCTTCCTTTATCTAATGGGGTTAATCGAGTATCGCCCAAAAACTGATTCATTCGAGTATGTAGGCCCTAATGAAACTTTCTAA
- a CDS encoding ABC-three component system protein, whose protein sequence is MKFAYENLSPEQFESLVTLICQELLGVGTKGFATGPDGGRDARFNGTAQLIPSTRAPWEGCVVIQAKHTSGLNKSFSESEFYSATSNSSVIAKEIPRIKALKESSELDHYMLFANRRLTANSDFEIRRAISSACGIKDDSILLCGIELLESWLKRFKHIPEMADIDPIDSPLIVSPDEIAEIVGAFAQYRGEMTAILDAPPTQRVDMATKDRINGMSDEYSTALKRKYLKDTEQIRQFLAAPENYELLSAYESAVDEFEFRIIAHRKDYQSFDQVMNYLVALLIDRDPVLRQKNHKRITRALLFYMYWNCDIGTIGDENVEANEALAP, encoded by the coding sequence TTGAAATTCGCTTATGAAAATCTCTCCCCCGAGCAATTTGAATCATTGGTCACATTAATTTGCCAAGAGCTTCTCGGTGTAGGCACGAAAGGATTTGCCACAGGGCCAGATGGAGGAAGAGATGCCCGCTTCAATGGAACTGCACAACTTATACCCAGCACCAGGGCCCCTTGGGAGGGCTGCGTAGTGATTCAGGCAAAGCATACCAGCGGTCTGAATAAATCCTTTAGCGAATCCGAATTCTACAGTGCGACTAGCAATTCAAGTGTCATTGCCAAGGAAATTCCAAGAATCAAAGCTCTGAAGGAGTCCTCCGAGCTTGATCACTATATGCTCTTCGCAAATCGGCGGTTGACAGCAAACAGTGATTTTGAAATTCGGCGGGCTATCTCTTCTGCTTGCGGAATTAAGGATGATTCAATTCTCCTCTGCGGAATAGAACTGCTTGAGAGCTGGCTAAAACGGTTCAAGCATATACCCGAGATGGCTGACATTGACCCCATTGATTCTCCGCTTATTGTCAGCCCCGACGAGATTGCAGAAATCGTTGGGGCATTTGCGCAATACCGTGGTGAGATGACAGCAATACTCGATGCGCCCCCGACCCAGCGAGTCGATATGGCTACAAAAGATAGAATTAATGGAATGAGCGACGAATATTCGACGGCGCTCAAACGTAAGTATTTGAAGGATACTGAACAAATTCGGCAGTTTTTGGCAGCCCCAGAAAATTACGAACTGCTTAGTGCATACGAATCAGCCGTTGACGAATTTGAATTTCGGATAATCGCGCATAGAAAAGACTATCAGTCTTTCGATCAGGTAATGAACTATCTTGTTGCTCTGCTTATCGATAGAGATCCAGTCTTGAGACAAAAGAACCATAAGCGCATAACTCGAGCACTACTCTTCTACATGTATTGGAACTGTGACATCGGAACAATTGGAGACGAAAATGTTGAGGCCAACGAAGCACTCGCACCCTGA
- the pdxY gene encoding pyridoxal kinase PdxY: MNILSIQSHVTFGHVGNSAAVFPLQRIGHEVWPVHTVNFSNHTGYGDWGGPLVSAADVSSIIDGIERRGAFEKINTIVSGYQGGPDIAGAIVDAVTRIKAVNPDALYACDPVMGNEKSGCFVSDEIPPLLRDKVVPVADIITPNQFELGFLTGKKVGNLEETLAAIKAAQDMGPRVVLVTSVQRPETEEGSIEMIAADGDDAYIVKTPHLPFKRNGSGDVTTALFAGHYTETKDASVALARTASSVFDLLQTTFEAGTEELQLIESQEFFAHPRLQFEVTKI; this comes from the coding sequence ATGAATATTCTGTCGATCCAGTCGCACGTCACGTTTGGCCATGTCGGTAACTCTGCCGCAGTCTTCCCGCTGCAGCGTATCGGCCATGAGGTGTGGCCAGTGCACACTGTCAATTTCTCCAACCACACCGGTTATGGTGACTGGGGCGGACCATTAGTCTCTGCTGCTGATGTATCTAGCATTATCGACGGAATTGAGCGCCGCGGCGCTTTTGAAAAGATTAACACCATTGTCTCTGGCTATCAGGGCGGCCCGGATATCGCCGGCGCGATTGTTGATGCCGTCACTCGCATCAAAGCAGTCAACCCCGATGCGCTTTACGCATGCGACCCAGTGATGGGTAACGAGAAATCCGGCTGCTTCGTCTCCGATGAAATACCGCCACTTCTGCGCGATAAGGTCGTACCAGTTGCCGATATCATCACCCCGAACCAGTTCGAGCTGGGTTTTTTGACTGGTAAGAAGGTCGGCAACTTGGAAGAAACCCTCGCTGCCATCAAGGCTGCCCAGGATATGGGACCACGCGTCGTGCTGGTTACCTCCGTGCAGCGTCCTGAGACCGAAGAGGGCAGCATTGAAATGATTGCCGCCGACGGCGACGATGCCTATATCGTCAAGACCCCGCACCTGCCATTCAAGCGCAACGGCTCCGGCGACGTGACCACCGCGCTGTTTGCCGGCCACTATACCGAAACCAAAGACGCCTCTGTAGCCCTTGCACGCACCGCGTCTTCTGTCTTCGATCTGTTGCAGACTACCTTTGAGGCCGGCACCGAAGAACTCCAACTCATCGAATCCCAGGAGTTCTTCGCACACCCACGCCTGCAGTTCGAGGTCACCAAGATCTAA
- a CDS encoding MFS transporter, whose translation MAANTKAKDRRVAFATIAGTTIEYYDFFIYAQAAGMVFSTLMFEPLGSEFGMMLSLATIGISFLFRPLGAFLAGHWGDRFGRRAVLVATLIGMGVCTTLIGLLPTYAQIGIAAPIALLVLRLIQGLCAGGEWGGAALMAVEHAAPHKRGLAGTYPQMGVSLGMLLATGVFALMTGVISPGDAFLEWGWRVPFILSFVLVLLGHFIRRSVDETPIYQDIAERKQQTKAPVAVLFKKHWALIICAAVLFAGTNASGYIATGGFVTAYTTNPDGPIAFDRTTAMLCISSAAGVWFLTTLISGIVSDYFGRRNTYLFGYIWLIVFAFPMFALVNTAEPLKVAAGLSLFAVGLGFSFGPQAAWYTELFPANIRFSGVSISYGIGTVIGGAFAPTIGQGLLEATGSTNGIAVYIIVMSALSCFAALLLHDVPRRALGIDHQEEQEHYARLRLGKTEPYTAAPQLVDAHADSQAAPANPDDLERVTT comes from the coding sequence ATGGCCGCTAATACTAAGGCGAAGGATCGTCGCGTTGCTTTTGCGACGATTGCCGGAACCACAATCGAGTACTACGACTTCTTTATCTACGCTCAGGCAGCAGGCATGGTCTTTTCCACGCTGATGTTTGAGCCACTCGGTTCGGAATTCGGCATGATGTTGTCTTTGGCCACGATTGGTATTAGCTTCCTCTTCCGTCCACTGGGTGCGTTCTTGGCAGGGCACTGGGGTGACCGCTTTGGTCGGCGTGCTGTTCTAGTAGCAACGCTTATTGGCATGGGCGTGTGCACTACGTTGATTGGTTTGCTGCCAACGTACGCACAAATTGGCATCGCAGCACCGATTGCATTGTTGGTACTGCGCCTTATCCAAGGCCTGTGCGCCGGCGGTGAGTGGGGTGGTGCTGCACTTATGGCTGTCGAGCACGCTGCACCACACAAGCGTGGACTTGCTGGCACGTACCCACAGATGGGCGTTTCGCTTGGCATGCTGCTGGCCACCGGTGTATTCGCGCTGATGACCGGTGTTATCTCACCTGGCGATGCCTTCTTGGAGTGGGGCTGGCGCGTTCCCTTTATCTTGAGCTTCGTTCTCGTGCTGCTTGGCCACTTCATTCGCCGTTCGGTGGATGAGACCCCGATTTACCAGGACATCGCCGAGCGCAAGCAGCAGACCAAGGCGCCTGTCGCGGTGCTGTTCAAGAAGCACTGGGCTTTGATAATCTGCGCAGCCGTGCTTTTCGCAGGCACCAATGCATCGGGCTACATCGCCACAGGCGGCTTCGTCACCGCGTACACCACCAACCCCGATGGACCGATCGCTTTCGACCGCACCACCGCGATGTTGTGCATCAGCTCCGCAGCAGGCGTGTGGTTCCTGACCACGCTAATCAGCGGCATTGTCTCTGACTACTTCGGCCGCCGCAACACCTACTTATTCGGCTACATCTGGCTGATTGTCTTCGCGTTCCCAATGTTCGCCTTGGTGAACACCGCAGAGCCACTCAAGGTAGCGGCTGGTTTGAGCCTCTTCGCAGTCGGTCTGGGCTTCTCGTTTGGCCCACAGGCAGCCTGGTACACCGAGCTATTCCCAGCCAACATTCGCTTCTCTGGCGTGTCTATTTCTTATGGCATCGGCACGGTCATTGGTGGTGCTTTCGCACCGACCATTGGCCAAGGTCTGCTGGAGGCTACCGGTTCGACCAACGGCATTGCCGTGTACATCATCGTTATGTCGGCACTGTCTTGCTTCGCCGCGCTGCTGCTTCACGATGTCCCACGTCGCGCCCTCGGCATTGACCACCAGGAGGAGCAGGAGCACTATGCGCGCCTGCGCCTGGGTAAGACCGAGCCTTACACCGCTGCTCCGCAGCTTGTCGATGCCCACGCGGATAGCCAAGCAGCTCCCGCTAACCCAGATGACCTGGAGCGAGTAACAACTTAA
- a CDS encoding DUF2283 domain-containing protein encodes MNTQETKPFDIETAYIKVNDNYVEYSVAINENVIAELDDEDMLVGVKLLSVKEIPSVEEIESHVDINWGDEETLERGLWRVGFCIRLQKAVALAQEINNSPPPNNAGEDFVNIIHV; translated from the coding sequence GTGAATACGCAGGAAACCAAGCCTTTTGATATTGAGACGGCCTATATCAAGGTCAACGACAACTATGTCGAGTACTCAGTTGCCATCAATGAGAACGTGATTGCGGAGCTGGACGATGAAGACATGTTAGTTGGCGTGAAACTACTTTCGGTGAAAGAGATCCCTTCGGTTGAGGAAATTGAGTCACACGTAGATATCAATTGGGGCGATGAGGAAACTCTGGAGCGTGGTCTATGGAGGGTTGGCTTTTGCATCAGACTGCAAAAAGCCGTGGCCTTAGCCCAAGAGATTAACAATTCTCCACCTCCAAATAATGCCGGGGAAGACTTTGTGAACATAATTCATGTTTAG
- a CDS encoding MarR family winged helix-turn-helix transcriptional regulator — protein MDETRWLSQREQEAWVRFAAVLELLPSALDTQLNKDTGLTHFEYFCLSVLSETSGRKLLTSELAARTNASLPRLSRVLTKLESREFITRAPCTSDRRATEVTLTDSGWDKVVASAPGHVTEVRRLVTDALEPEEIDQLANISAKLLSRLDPDQRMLASSPLYRRR, from the coding sequence ATGGACGAGACACGTTGGCTTTCACAACGCGAGCAAGAAGCATGGGTGCGCTTCGCAGCTGTGCTGGAGTTGCTCCCCTCCGCGCTTGATACTCAGCTCAACAAAGACACCGGCCTCACCCACTTTGAGTACTTCTGCTTGTCAGTGCTGTCTGAAACTTCGGGCCGAAAATTACTCACCAGCGAACTCGCCGCACGCACCAACGCCTCGCTCCCCCGGCTCTCCCGCGTACTCACAAAGCTAGAAAGCCGCGAGTTCATCACCCGCGCTCCTTGCACAAGCGACCGCCGTGCCACCGAGGTTACTCTCACTGATTCCGGTTGGGACAAAGTTGTCGCCTCCGCGCCTGGGCATGTCACCGAAGTCCGCCGGCTTGTAACCGATGCCCTCGAGCCTGAAGAAATTGACCAGCTCGCAAACATCTCCGCCAAGCTGCTTTCCCGACTTGACCCCGACCAGCGCATGCTGGCTTCCTCTCCTCTCTATCGACGCCGGTAG
- the era gene encoding GTPase Era: protein MNNSPEDPFEAAIAGAGNAGADDDGAEATADYSQYTNTPEGFRSGFVSFVGRPNTGKSTLTNALVGQKIAITADQPETTRHPIRGLVHREDAQIIVVDTPGLHRPRTLLGERLNEIVKETYQDVDVIGLTIPADEKIGPGDRWILENVREIAPKTPIIGIVTKLDRASKDEVGAQLLALHELLSEKDPEAVVIPVSATENVQIDTLIEVLTEALPEGPKFYPDDHITDDDNNKRIAELIREAALSGLKDELPHSVAVEVDEILPSQEREGVLDVHAIVYVERPGQKKILEGKDGRRLRRIVSNARKEIIQLLGQNVFLDLRIKVLKNWQSDPKSLGRLGF, encoded by the coding sequence ATGAATAACTCACCAGAAGACCCATTTGAGGCGGCCATCGCTGGCGCAGGCAATGCTGGCGCAGACGATGACGGCGCTGAAGCAACGGCTGATTACAGCCAGTACACCAACACCCCGGAGGGCTTTCGCTCCGGTTTCGTGAGCTTCGTCGGTAGGCCAAACACCGGCAAGTCTACGTTGACGAATGCACTGGTTGGTCAAAAGATTGCGATTACCGCTGACCAGCCAGAAACTACCCGTCACCCGATTCGCGGTTTGGTGCACCGGGAAGATGCGCAGATCATCGTTGTCGACACCCCGGGTCTACACCGCCCGCGCACGCTGCTGGGTGAGCGCCTCAATGAAATCGTCAAGGAAACCTACCAAGACGTTGACGTGATTGGTCTGACCATTCCTGCTGATGAAAAGATCGGCCCTGGTGACCGCTGGATTTTAGAAAACGTGCGGGAAATTGCGCCGAAGACGCCGATTATTGGCATCGTGACCAAGCTGGATAGGGCATCGAAAGACGAAGTCGGCGCGCAGCTTTTAGCCTTGCATGAGCTTTTGTCGGAGAAAGACCCAGAAGCGGTAGTTATTCCGGTCTCTGCCACCGAAAACGTGCAGATTGATACGCTCATCGAGGTGCTCACGGAAGCCTTGCCTGAAGGCCCGAAGTTCTACCCTGATGATCACATCACCGATGATGACAACAACAAGCGCATCGCTGAGCTCATCCGTGAAGCTGCACTCTCAGGGCTCAAAGACGAGCTCCCACACTCCGTTGCAGTCGAAGTCGATGAGATTTTGCCTTCACAAGAGCGCGAAGGTGTACTCGATGTGCACGCTATTGTCTACGTCGAACGCCCCGGACAGAAGAAGATCCTGGAGGGCAAAGATGGACGGCGTCTGCGTCGCATCGTTAGCAATGCGCGCAAGGAAATCATCCAGTTGCTGGGCCAAAACGTCTTCCTTGATTTGCGCATCAAGGTCTTAAAAAACTGGCAATCTGATCCGAAGTCATTGGGGCGCCTTGGCTTCTAG
- the recO gene encoding DNA repair protein RecO gives MASRPSFRDRAVVIRSYDFGEADRVIVLLTKHHGLVRAVAKGVRRAKSRFGSRLQLFVNLDVQLYSGRNLATITQADTIDYFGAQLIDDYDKYTAACVMLEAAERLSLDDDPFLYELVIDTLKDLQDTKRPMLVLDTFLLLAMEHAGWAPSLFNCAQCGAPGPHHAFHPAIGGASCGNCRPPGAAEVDPETLHIMWLISHGHESNATVAQAGEAHQLIRAHLQWHLERKVNALSVMDQELQ, from the coding sequence TTGGCTTCTAGACCCTCTTTTCGCGACCGTGCGGTAGTAATTCGCAGCTATGACTTCGGTGAGGCTGACCGCGTCATCGTGTTGCTGACTAAGCATCATGGCTTAGTCCGCGCGGTAGCAAAAGGTGTACGGCGCGCGAAATCGCGCTTTGGCTCGCGACTGCAGCTTTTCGTCAACTTAGACGTCCAGCTCTACTCCGGCCGCAACCTGGCCACTATCACCCAAGCCGACACCATTGATTACTTCGGTGCACAGCTTATCGATGACTACGATAAATACACTGCTGCGTGCGTCATGTTAGAAGCCGCCGAACGCCTGAGCCTCGATGATGATCCGTTCCTCTACGAGCTGGTCATCGACACGCTTAAAGACCTGCAAGATACGAAGCGCCCCATGCTGGTGCTTGATACTTTCTTGCTGCTGGCGATGGAACATGCCGGCTGGGCACCAAGTCTTTTTAACTGTGCCCAATGCGGCGCGCCGGGACCGCACCACGCTTTCCACCCGGCTATCGGTGGGGCATCCTGCGGTAATTGCCGCCCACCGGGGGCTGCCGAAGTAGACCCAGAGACCCTGCACATCATGTGGCTGATTTCGCATGGGCATGAGTCCAATGCCACCGTGGCGCAGGCTGGCGAGGCACATCAGCTCATACGCGCGCACCTGCAGTGGCACCTAGAACGCAAAGTCAATGCCCTGTCCGTGATGGATCAGGAATTGCAGTAA
- a CDS encoding isoprenyl transferase translates to MITPDPNRVLHPPEIPTEFLPRHIAMVMDGNGRWAQERGMKRTEGHKRGEAVLLDVVDACLALGVPYLSAYAFSTENWRRSPDEVRFLMGFNRDVLRRQREWLHERGVRVVWVGRRPRLWRSVIKELEAAEELTKDNTRMTLAMCVNYGGRAEIADAFKKMSEDVQNGTLNAATVTEKTISQYMYDPTMPDVDLFLRPSGEKRTSNFLVWQSAYAEMVYQDKLFPDFTPEDLFAAVEEYARRDRRFGGTK, encoded by the coding sequence GTGATTACCCCAGATCCCAACCGCGTTTTACACCCGCCAGAAATTCCTACGGAATTTCTCCCAAGACATATCGCCATGGTCATGGATGGCAATGGCCGGTGGGCACAAGAGCGCGGCATGAAGCGCACCGAAGGCCACAAACGTGGGGAAGCAGTGCTTCTCGATGTCGTCGATGCCTGCCTGGCTCTGGGCGTTCCTTATCTTTCGGCCTATGCCTTCTCCACGGAAAATTGGCGTCGCTCACCCGATGAGGTGCGCTTTCTCATGGGCTTTAACCGCGACGTGTTGCGCCGGCAGCGCGAGTGGTTGCATGAGCGCGGCGTGCGCGTGGTCTGGGTTGGCCGTCGCCCGCGGCTGTGGCGCTCTGTCATTAAAGAGCTAGAAGCTGCTGAAGAGCTAACGAAAGACAACACACGCATGACGCTAGCGATGTGCGTTAACTACGGAGGCCGCGCCGAAATTGCCGATGCCTTCAAGAAGATGAGCGAAGACGTTCAAAACGGCACGCTCAATGCGGCTACTGTGACCGAGAAAACCATCTCACAGTACATGTATGACCCGACCATGCCGGATGTAGATTTATTCCTGCGCCCCTCGGGGGAAAAGCGCACGTCAAACTTCCTTGTGTGGCAGTCAGCCTATGCAGAAATGGTTTATCAAGATAAGCTATTTCCTGATTTCACTCCAGAAGACCTTTTCGCAGCCGTGGAAGAATACGCGCGCCGCGATCGTCGTTTTGGAGGAACCAAGTAG
- a CDS encoding VIT1/CCC1 transporter family protein translates to MEQPTRQQIARWRKYLANERAEAAVYRELARKKKGEERNILLKLADAESRHEQYWQEKLGEYVGMPQKPDLNTQFMGWMAKNFGSVFTLALMQSAESRTPYLDDEDASEQLAADERVHAEVVRGLAIQGREKISGNFRAAVFGANDGLVSNLALVIGVMGSGAPTSTLLLTGVSGLLAGALSMAAGEYVSVKSQGELLEASRPAAPATQLAGELDVDANELALIYRARGMSHDEAEAKAQTVFHALQEHTAAADASSHAHAEPAVEEEKSHGIIGEAWSAALSSFCFFATGALIPIIPFIFGMDVLPGAIVAIVLVSLALMTTGGITGLISGKPPLLRALRQLAIGLGAAGITYLLGLLFA, encoded by the coding sequence ATGGAGCAGCCAACTCGCCAGCAGATAGCCCGCTGGCGGAAGTATCTGGCTAATGAGCGCGCTGAAGCCGCGGTCTATCGTGAACTTGCCCGGAAGAAGAAGGGCGAAGAGCGCAATATTTTGCTCAAGTTAGCCGATGCCGAATCCCGCCACGAACAGTACTGGCAGGAAAAGCTCGGCGAATATGTTGGCATGCCGCAAAAGCCCGATTTGAACACCCAGTTTATGGGCTGGATGGCCAAGAACTTCGGTTCCGTATTTACCTTGGCGCTCATGCAGTCGGCGGAAAGCCGCACACCGTATCTAGACGATGAAGATGCCAGTGAGCAACTAGCTGCCGATGAACGCGTGCACGCCGAAGTCGTTCGCGGTCTGGCAATTCAGGGCCGGGAGAAAATCTCCGGTAACTTCCGCGCCGCAGTCTTTGGCGCAAACGATGGTCTGGTCTCAAACCTTGCCCTGGTCATTGGCGTGATGGGCTCTGGTGCTCCGACGTCGACCTTGCTGCTAACCGGTGTCTCTGGTCTTTTGGCTGGCGCTTTGTCGATGGCCGCGGGCGAATATGTCTCCGTGAAGTCCCAAGGCGAGCTGCTCGAAGCTTCGCGCCCTGCGGCACCGGCGACGCAACTGGCAGGGGAGTTAGATGTTGATGCCAATGAGCTTGCGCTAATTTACCGTGCCCGCGGCATGAGCCATGATGAGGCCGAAGCCAAGGCACAAACCGTCTTCCACGCACTGCAAGAACACACCGCGGCTGCCGATGCCTCTAGCCATGCCCACGCTGAGCCCGCCGTGGAAGAAGAAAAATCCCACGGCATTATTGGCGAAGCTTGGTCTGCGGCGCTGTCGAGTTTCTGCTTCTTTGCCACCGGCGCGCTGATTCCGATCATTCCGTTTATCTTCGGCATGGACGTTCTACCAGGTGCTATCGTTGCCATAGTGCTGGTATCGCTCGCGCTGATGACAACGGGTGGAATAACCGGTCTAATTTCCGGCAAGCCACCACTATTGCGTGCTCTACGTCAGCTGGCTATCGGCCTCGGCGCCGCGGGTATTACTTACCTTCTTGGTCTTCTCTTTGCATAA
- a CDS encoding Fur family transcriptional regulator: MTVHSSSSHTPKLGMRTTKQRTAVVEVMQEIDRFQSAKEIHTALQDRNAKVGLTTVYRTLQSLVDIGAVDALHSPTGEVLYRHCESEAHHHHLVCTKCGRTEEIDGGLIEKWARQVADTYGFQLTGHDAEVFGICSKCRENSQ, encoded by the coding sequence ATGACCGTTCATTCCTCAAGCTCACACACCCCAAAGCTTGGTATGCGTACCACGAAACAGCGCACTGCAGTTGTTGAAGTTATGCAGGAAATTGACCGTTTCCAATCGGCCAAAGAAATTCATACTGCGCTCCAAGACCGCAACGCCAAGGTCGGTCTCACAACCGTGTACCGCACCTTGCAGTCACTGGTTGATATCGGCGCCGTTGATGCACTGCACTCCCCGACCGGCGAGGTTTTATACCGCCACTGCGAATCCGAGGCGCACCACCATCACCTGGTATGCACCAAGTGCGGGCGCACCGAAGAAATCGATGGCGGTCTGATTGAAAAGTGGGCCCGGCAAGTCGCCGACACCTACGGTTTCCAGCTCACTGGCCACGACGCCGAAGTCTTTGGTATTTGTTCCAAATGCCGGGAAAATTCCCAATAA